The following DNA comes from Acyrthosiphon pisum isolate AL4f unplaced genomic scaffold, pea_aphid_22Mar2018_4r6ur Scaffold_731;HRSCAF=1188, whole genome shotgun sequence.
TTGTTGTTAGGCATACGTGATACtcaaaagtgtataatatattctaagcGTAAGGGCTTGGGATTGAATAtgaattcaaaacaaatattatgaaatactctACGACAACCTCGGTGGTTTTAATCCAGCTGAAGgaatttacagaaaaataacgctattttctaacataattttatcttaattcACATTTCTCTATAGGCTATTACCTCCTTtctgttattttagattctgagtggaacgatgaatgtattgattttacaatgatgtgtgtttttttatttttttattttttttttattttttttgtgtctgtgtacacgataagtagtcgaaataatgctacgattttcaacttcagtatcttgttcgatcagaaagtgaatatcgttggtgcattggggaggtcaaaatttaaatttcccagtagttttcaaaagcgccgggaaaaacaaaagaaaaattaaggaaaaacgggaatttttactgtactattttacattttatgatttttttagctGCAGGATACAAACTGATCAGGTCATACAAAACTGATGCCAATGAAAAGGACAAACTGAACGATATAACTCATCTCGTATTTGTGATTCATGGAATTGGtcataaaatagataataaaaaaataataaaaaatacttcacAGTAAGTTTACTTTGCAATATTAcccaatatgaaataattatcatgtgtttattgtttaatattttaatattgctattatgtttaatttagatTTCGCGATTGCGTTAAATGgatcaaacataaatatttccAAAGGTACTGAACAGAGGGCAGAGTTTTTTCCTGTGGACTGGAGATCACAGTGTAGTTTTGACGGaggtaatatatttcaaatataaaacaatgaaatattatacagtattattaNNNNNNNNNNNNNNNNNN
Coding sequences within:
- the LOC107885396 gene encoding phospholipase DDHD1-like, with the protein product MIFLAAGYKLIRSYKTDANEKDKLNDITHLVFVIHGIGHKIDNKKIIKNTSQFRDCVKWIKHKYFQRY